From Triticum aestivum cultivar Chinese Spring chromosome 4A, IWGSC CS RefSeq v2.1, whole genome shotgun sequence, a single genomic window includes:
- the LOC543049 gene encoding 60S ribosomal protein L3, with the protein MSHRKFEHPRHGSLGFLPRKRCSRHRGKVKAFPRDDQSKKCHLTAFLGYKSGMTHIVREVEKPGSKLHKKETCEAVTIVETPPIVIVGLVAYVKTPRGLRTLNSVWAQHLSEDVRRRFYKNWCKSKKKAFTKYALKYDSDAGKKEIHMQLEKMKKYATVVRVIAHTQIRKMKGLKQKKAHLMEIQINGGTIADKVDYGYSFFEKEVPIDAVFQKDEMIDIIGVTKGKGYEGVVTRWGVTRLPRKTHRGLRKVACIGAWHPARVSYTVARAGQNGYHHRTEMNKKVYKIGKVGQETHDASTEFDRTEKDITPMGGFPHYGVVKADYLMIKGCCVGPKKRVVTLRQSLLKQTSRLALEEIKLKFVDTSSKFGHGRFQTTDEKQRFYGKLKA; encoded by the exons atgTCGCACCGTAAGTTCGAGCACCCGAGGCACGGATCCCTCGGTTTCCTCCCCAGGAAGCGGTGCTCGCGCCACCGCGGAAAGG TGAAGGCCTTCCCCAGAGATGACCAATCCAAGAAATGCCACCTCACTGCCTTCCTTGGCTACAAATCTGGGATGACTCACATTGTGCGTGAGGTCGAGAAGCCTGGTTCCA AGCTGCACAAGAAGGAGACATGTGAGGCTGTCACCATTGTTGAGACACCCCCGATTGTTATTGTTGGACTTGTTGCCTATGTGAAGACTCCTCGTGGCCTTCGTACTCTCAACTCAGTCTGGGCACAGCATCTCAGCGAAGATGTCAGGAGGAGGTTCTACAAGAACTGGTGCAAGAGCAAGAAGAAGGCCTTCACCAAGTATGCTCTGAAGTATGACAGTGATGCTGGCAAAAAAGAAATCCATATGCAGCTTGAGAAGATGAAGAAGTATGCTACTGTTGTCCGTGTTATCGCCCATACCCAG ATCAGGAAGATGAAGGGATTGAAGCAGAAGAAGGCTCACCTCATGGAGATCCAGATCAATGGTGGCACCATCGCCGATAAGGTTGACTATGGTTACAGCTTCTTTGAGAAGGAAGTCCCTATTGATGCTGTGTTTCAAAAGGATGAGATGATTGACATCATTGGAGTTACCAAGGGTAAGGGTTACGAAGGTGTTGTGACACGTTGGGGTGTCACCCGTCTTCCCCGCAAGACCCACAGAGGTCTTCGCAAGGTTGCCTGTATTGGTGCCTGGCATCCTGCTAGGGTGTCCTACACTGTTGCTCGTGCTGGTCAGAATGGTTACCACCACCGAACTGAGATGAACAAGAAGGTCTACAAGATTGGCAAGGTTGGACAGGAAACTCATGATGCCTCTACCGAGTTCGACAG GACTGAGAAGGACATCACTCCCATGGGTGGCTTCCCTCACTATGGTGTGGTGAAGGCTGACTACCTGATGATCAAGGGATGCTGTGTCGGCCCCAAGAAGCGGGTGGTGACCCTCCGCCAGTCCCTGCTGAAGCAGACCTCTCGTCTGGCCCTGGaggagatcaagctcaagttcgTCGACACCTCTTCCAAGTTTGGGCACGGTCGCTTCCAGACCACGGACGAGAAGCAGAGGTTCTACGGCAAGCTCAAGGCTTGA
- the LOC123086591 gene encoding syntaxin-61: MTPAQDPFYIVKDEIQDSIDKVQDTFNQWKQAPENTGEYVHLTRELLTTCESVQWQVDELEKAISVAERDPAYYGLNEVEIGKRRNWTSTARNQVVAIRRNVEAGKHKTAFGRSVNPSELGRSKQHIAQDNDDFIASESDQQMLLMKRQDDELDALSASVQRIGGVGLTIHEELVGQEKLLGELSLDMETTSNRLDFVQKRVAMVLKKASLKGQIMMIAFLVVLFIILFVLVFLT; the protein is encoded by the exons ATGACCCCCGCGCAGGACCCCTTCTACATCGTCAAGGACGAGATCCAGGATTCC ATTGACAAAGTACAAGATACTTTTAATCAATGGAAGCAAGCACCTGAAAATACAGGAGAGTATGTTCATCTTACCAGAGAACTGCTAACCACCTGTGAGAGCGTCCAATGGCAG GTGGATGAGTTAGAGAAGGCAATTTCTGTCGCTGAGAGAGATCCAGCTTACTATGGACTTAACGAGGTTGAAATTGGGAAACGGAGGAACTGGACTAGCACCGCCCGCAACCAG GTGGTAGCCATACGGAGGAATGTTGAAGCTGGAAAGCACAAGACTGCCTTTGGACGTTCAGTCAATCCTTCCGAACTAGGCAGATCCAAGCAGCACATTGCTCAGGATAACGATGACTTCATTGCTTCAGAATCTGATCAACAGATGCTCCTGATGAA GCGTCAGGATGATGAGTTGGATGCGCTTAGTGCTAGTGTCCAGCGAATTGGAGGTGTAGGTCTCACAATACACGAAGAGCTTGTTGGACAG GAAAAACTTCTAGGTGAACTAAGCCTCGACATGGAAACTACCTCCAACCGGCTCGATTTTGTGCAG AAAAGAGTGGCTATGGTTCTGAAGAAGGCCAGCTTGAAAGGGCAGATCATGATGATAGCTTTCTTGGTGGTTCTTTTCATCATCCTTTTCGTTTTGGTATTCTTGACTTGA